In Desulfovibrio sp. TomC, the following proteins share a genomic window:
- a CDS encoding metallophosphoesterase family protein: MRAAVISDSHLRTPNAFFTAVYDRYLAPADYIFHCGDHTGFAVWSHLIQHPGHVSVAGNCDGYDLGAELEPLAERTIAGFRVAAVHGWGPRPGLSARLAEALAGRFDVVFFGHSHTAENTLYGATRLINPGALQPGGSLALVDFTDAGVRVEFVSV, from the coding sequence ATGCGCGCAGCCGTTATCTCCGATTCCCACCTGCGCACGCCCAATGCCTTTTTTACGGCCGTCTACGACCGTTATCTGGCCCCGGCCGACTACATCTTCCACTGCGGCGACCATACCGGCTTTGCCGTGTGGAGCCACCTCATCCAACATCCCGGCCATGTGTCGGTTGCCGGCAACTGCGACGGCTACGATCTGGGCGCGGAGCTGGAACCCCTGGCCGAGCGGACCATCGCCGGTTTCCGGGTGGCCGCCGTCCACGGCTGGGGGCCGCGTCCCGGCCTGTCGGCGCGTCTGGCCGAGGCCCTGGCCGGGCGCTTTGACGTGGTCTTTTTCGGCCATTCCCACACCGCCGAAAACACCCTCTACGGCGCCACCCGGCTGATCAACCCCGGCGCGCTTCAGCCCGGCGGCAGCCTGGCCCTGGTGGATTTCACCGATGCCGGCGTCCGGGTGGAGTTCGTTTCGGTCTGA
- a CDS encoding sulfite exporter TauE/SafE family protein produces MDLLTIGVLCLGAFCAGFTQGLAGFGSSLVALPLLAQVFDLKLAVPVCLFLSLSVNSVMVSRLRGHIQFGPLALLLVSSLPGMPLGVYALRAVSGDWLKTVLAVAIFVFVANECRGVRCAAPAGRGWGVAAGFVAGCTGGALGINGPPIVAWMSRLGLDRNALRATLVSYFLLAGCGVVTSQFLAGLVTGPVLIRAAVALPALGLGIAAGVGLCGRISEAAFRRVALFVLGGTAASLLFQGVRGIVAG; encoded by the coding sequence ATGGACCTTTTGACCATCGGCGTCCTTTGTCTGGGGGCGTTTTGCGCGGGTTTCACCCAGGGGCTGGCCGGGTTCGGTTCGTCGCTGGTGGCCCTGCCGCTTTTGGCCCAGGTGTTTGATCTGAAACTGGCCGTGCCGGTGTGCCTGTTCCTGTCCTTGTCGGTGAACAGCGTCATGGTGTCGCGTCTTCGCGGCCATATTCAGTTCGGGCCGCTGGCCCTGCTCCTCGTCTCCTCGCTGCCGGGCATGCCGCTTGGCGTGTATGCCCTGCGGGCGGTGTCCGGGGATTGGCTCAAGACCGTGCTGGCTGTGGCTATTTTCGTCTTTGTGGCCAACGAATGCCGGGGGGTGCGCTGCGCCGCGCCGGCCGGGCGCGGCTGGGGCGTGGCGGCCGGGTTTGTAGCTGGCTGCACCGGCGGGGCTCTCGGCATCAACGGCCCGCCGATAGTGGCCTGGATGTCTCGGCTGGGCCTTGACCGAAACGCTCTGCGGGCCACGCTGGTCTCCTATTTCCTGCTGGCCGGCTGCGGCGTGGTCACTTCCCAGTTTTTGGCCGGGCTGGTGACCGGGCCGGTGCTCATTCGGGCGGCGGTGGCGCTGCCGGCCCTGGGCCTGGGCATTGCCGCCGGGGTGGGACTTTGCGGGCGCATCAGCGAGGCAGCCTTTCGCCGGGTGGCGCTCTTTGTCCTTGGGGGCACGGCTGCGAGCCTGCTTTTTCAGGGTGTGCGCGGCATCGTCGCCGGCTAG
- a CDS encoding tetratricopeptide repeat protein, giving the protein MGLTPWPAQAGRRIPGQWTGKRGVFLYTKRPRPAIPGLDRPPPLCQAPDMHLPRLLLLCLVLTAIPAPLGAASANDRLFIGAEALLRGRYELASQTFAEALAADPENPYARTRLGLALAGSGQSDRARAELEKALAARADDLFALWTLGCLDLLAGHPAAAAGRFAAMDKADPGNRRSVLGLSLAALQDGHTAEGIKLLAKVQQTESDDALLRFLTGYAYWSLDAPANARLELEATLELEPRNTAALELLGLVYRRQGKANLAASAWGQALAIDPKSPGARFFLSRLAEDEGLAATLADRPAEAKRAYERALAADPGNAAAAKALGLGVPQPMAPPAAAAGLPHRPEVPTDGQHPSRATGTDTKRSPGMPGEGERTEKKKSRAPAKPDVVIVAPSDAPTPFEPASPRPVAPPPAPANAKPARPTASPSVQAPAQSTVSSPAKPPTQPASPPGVAAPAP; this is encoded by the coding sequence ATGGGCCTCACTCCTTGGCCGGCCCAGGCCGGCCGGCGCATCCCCGGGCAATGGACGGGGAAACGCGGGGTTTTTCTGTACACCAAACGCCCGCGCCCGGCCATACCCGGTCTTGACAGGCCCCCGCCCCTTTGCCAAGCCCCGGACATGCATCTTCCCCGTCTCCTGCTGTTGTGTCTGGTCCTGACCGCCATCCCGGCCCCGCTTGGAGCCGCCTCCGCCAATGACCGGCTCTTTATCGGCGCCGAGGCCCTGCTTCGCGGCCGCTATGAACTGGCCAGCCAGACTTTTGCCGAGGCGTTGGCCGCCGATCCGGAGAACCCCTATGCCCGCACCCGTCTGGGCCTGGCCCTGGCCGGTTCCGGACAGAGCGACCGGGCCAGGGCGGAGCTGGAAAAAGCCCTTGCCGCCCGGGCCGACGACCTGTTTGCCCTGTGGACCCTTGGCTGCCTGGATCTGCTGGCCGGCCATCCGGCCGCTGCGGCCGGGCGGTTTGCAGCCATGGACAAGGCCGATCCAGGCAACCGGCGAAGCGTGCTTGGCCTGAGCCTTGCCGCCTTGCAGGACGGACACACGGCCGAAGGGATCAAGCTCCTGGCCAAGGTCCAGCAAACCGAATCCGACGACGCGCTGCTTCGCTTTCTCACCGGCTATGCCTACTGGTCCCTGGATGCGCCGGCCAACGCCCGGCTGGAGCTGGAGGCCACCTTGGAGCTGGAACCGCGCAACACCGCGGCCCTGGAACTGCTGGGTCTGGTCTATCGCCGGCAGGGCAAGGCCAATCTGGCGGCCAGCGCCTGGGGCCAGGCCCTGGCCATCGACCCCAAATCCCCCGGAGCCCGGTTTTTCCTGTCGCGTCTGGCCGAGGACGAAGGGCTGGCCGCCACCCTGGCCGATCGGCCGGCCGAGGCCAAACGGGCCTATGAACGCGCCCTGGCGGCTGATCCGGGCAATGCGGCCGCAGCCAAGGCCCTGGGATTGGGCGTTCCCCAGCCCATGGCCCCGCCGGCGGCCGCCGCCGGGCTGCCGCACCGCCCGGAGGTCCCGACCGACGGGCAACACCCCTCTCGCGCCACCGGGACGGACACAAAGCGGTCGCCGGGGATGCCGGGCGAGGGGGAGCGTACCGAAAAAAAGAAATCCAGAGCCCCGGCCAAGCCGGACGTGGTGATTGTTGCGCCCTCCGATGCGCCGACGCCTTTCGAGCCGGCCAGCCCGCGGCCGGTCGCCCCGCCGCCGGCCCCGGCCAACGCCAAACCTGCCCGGCCCACGGCGTCGCCTTCGGTCCAGGCCCCGGCGCAATCCACTGTATCGTCTCCGGCCAAACCACCGACACAGCCAGCGTCGCCCCCGGGCGTCGCCGCTCCGGCCCCCTAG
- a CDS encoding aldehyde dehydrogenase family protein: MFVSTNPATGQPIATYAAHDAAALASILDAGLAAKADWSAWPLDARCQALLRLADLFEARVAPLARLAALEMGKLLPEAEAEVRRCARACRFYARMAPRWLADEPCPSETGRRMVVYAPLGVILAVMPWNFPYWQVMRAAVPLVAVGNAVAVKPAPNVMGAAMALEGLFAEAGFPADLVRVVRLPEDLVPAAVAHPAVAGVTLTGSVRAGAAIGALAGANIKKAVMELGGSDAFIVLADAVLNDCCVAAETARMRVCGQACIAAKRFIVERPLYEAFGRRLADMLTAHTPGDPFDPAATLGPLARLDLLKNLDRQVRESVAAGARLVAGGHRLDRPGFFYAPTLLADVRPGMPAFDEELFGPVAALVAATDAEDALALANASPYGLGGSVWTADTARGLALARRLEVGMATVNAVPRSDFRLPFGGVKRSGYGRELSRHGLLEFANIKTLVVEEP, encoded by the coding sequence ATGTTCGTCAGCACCAATCCGGCCACCGGCCAGCCCATCGCCACCTATGCCGCCCATGACGCCGCTGCGCTGGCGAGTATTCTCGACGCCGGCCTGGCCGCCAAGGCCGACTGGAGCGCCTGGCCGCTCGATGCGCGCTGTCAGGCCCTTTTGCGGCTGGCCGATCTGTTCGAGGCGCGCGTGGCCCCCCTGGCCCGGCTGGCCGCCCTGGAAATGGGCAAGCTTTTGCCCGAGGCCGAGGCCGAGGTGCGCCGCTGCGCCCGGGCCTGCCGTTTTTACGCCCGGATGGCCCCGCGCTGGCTGGCCGATGAACCCTGCCCGAGCGAAACCGGCCGGCGCATGGTGGTCTATGCCCCGCTTGGCGTCATCTTGGCCGTCATGCCCTGGAATTTCCCCTACTGGCAGGTGATGCGGGCGGCCGTGCCGCTGGTGGCCGTGGGCAATGCCGTGGCCGTCAAGCCAGCGCCCAACGTCATGGGCGCGGCCATGGCCCTGGAAGGGCTTTTTGCCGAGGCCGGGTTTCCGGCCGATCTGGTCCGGGTGGTGCGTCTGCCTGAGGATCTGGTGCCGGCGGCCGTGGCCCACCCGGCCGTGGCCGGCGTGACGCTCACCGGCTCGGTGCGGGCCGGGGCGGCCATTGGCGCGCTGGCCGGAGCCAACATCAAAAAGGCGGTCATGGAGCTTGGCGGCTCCGACGCCTTTATTGTCCTGGCCGACGCGGTGCTAAACGACTGCTGCGTGGCGGCCGAGACCGCCCGGATGCGGGTGTGCGGCCAGGCCTGCATCGCGGCCAAACGGTTTATCGTCGAGCGCCCGCTCTATGAGGCTTTTGGGCGGCGGCTGGCCGACATGCTCACCGCCCACACCCCGGGCGACCCGTTTGATCCGGCCGCCACCCTTGGCCCCCTGGCCCGGCTTGATCTCTTGAAAAATCTGGACCGGCAGGTGCGGGAGTCCGTGGCGGCCGGGGCGCGGCTTGTGGCCGGCGGCCATCGCCTGGACCGGCCGGGCTTTTTTTATGCGCCGACGTTGCTTGCCGATGTGCGGCCCGGGATGCCGGCTTTTGACGAAGAGCTTTTTGGTCCGGTGGCGGCCCTGGTTGCGGCCACGGACGCCGAAGACGCCCTGGCCCTGGCCAATGCCTCGCCCTACGGGCTTGGCGGCAGCGTCTGGACCGCCGATACGGCCCGGGGCTTGGCCCTGGCCCGGCGGCTGGAGGTCGGCATGGCCACGGTCAATGCCGTGCCCCGGTCCGATTTCCGGCTGCCCTTTGGCGGGGTCAAGCGCTCGGGCTATGGCCGGGAGCTGTCCCGCCACGGACTGCTGGAATTTGCCAACATCAAGACCCTTGTGGTGGAGGAACCATGA
- a CDS encoding HD domain-containing protein, translating to MTTDDLGKVDMSDRDRLTRLADLVFEAGMLRKTPRTGYQFLGTGSENVAEHSFRTALIGFTLARQAGADPYRTMALCLFHDLHEARTGDFNYVNKLYNTADSRRALADAVAGTGLSGDVLGLHDELEDADTLEARLAQDADQIDLIANLKEELDLGNRYADAWIEAAMARLRTDAGRELARTLAETDHAEWWFNGPDKQWWNRKNGVAPKD from the coding sequence ATGACGACTGACGATCTGGGCAAGGTGGACATGAGCGACCGCGACCGGCTGACCCGGCTGGCCGATCTGGTCTTTGAGGCCGGCATGCTGCGCAAGACGCCGCGCACCGGCTACCAGTTTCTGGGCACCGGGTCGGAAAACGTGGCCGAGCACAGTTTCCGCACGGCGCTCATTGGCTTCACCCTGGCCAGGCAGGCCGGAGCCGATCCCTACCGCACCATGGCCCTGTGCCTGTTTCACGACCTGCACGAGGCCCGCACCGGCGATTTCAACTACGTCAACAAGCTCTACAACACGGCCGACTCGCGCCGGGCCCTGGCCGACGCCGTGGCCGGCACCGGGCTGTCCGGCGACGTCCTGGGACTCCATGACGAGCTGGAAGACGCCGATACCCTGGAAGCCCGGCTGGCCCAGGACGCCGACCAGATCGACCTGATCGCCAATTTGAAGGAAGAGCTCGATCTGGGCAACCGCTACGCCGACGCCTGGATCGAGGCGGCCATGGCCCGGCTTCGCACCGACGCCGGCCGGGAACTGGCCCGGACCCTGGCTGAAACCGACCACGCCGAGTGGTGGTTCAACGGCCCGGACAAGCAGTGGTGGAACCGCAAAAACGGCGTCGCCCCCAAGGACTGA
- the argJ gene encoding bifunctional glutamate N-acetyltransferase/amino-acid acetyltransferase ArgJ, with amino-acid sequence MQSPVIPVPKGFSFATAAAGFKYAAGRDDLTLIVSDGPAAAAGVFTKNLFQAAPVTVAKDHIAATGGHARAILINAGQANACTGAAGIADCRETLSLVAKATDLSPGEILPASTGVIGARLKMDKWKGIVPALAANLGETSPMQAAKAIMTTDSFPKIAWGTLTTDSGEVHVLGMAKGAGMIAPNMATMIGVLLCDAQVGSLWWQEAVAAAADRSFNSITVDGDTSTNDCVLALANGASEVVIDSAEGRQALLAVMVDVCQTLAAMLVQDAEGGTKVLRIKVQGAASHGDAELAARAVGNSPLVKTAFFGRDANWGRIVAALGRSGAVFDPDEVSVRIGGVPVFENGMPVADDLDALLAPHMRRGEIPIDVELGGGPGRYLLLASDLTYDYIKINADYRS; translated from the coding sequence ATGCAATCGCCCGTCATTCCTGTGCCCAAGGGCTTTTCCTTTGCCACTGCCGCCGCCGGGTTCAAATACGCCGCCGGCCGCGATGACCTGACCCTGATCGTCAGCGACGGCCCGGCCGCCGCTGCCGGGGTTTTTACCAAAAATTTGTTCCAGGCCGCCCCGGTCACCGTGGCCAAGGACCATATCGCCGCCACCGGCGGCCATGCCCGGGCCATCCTCATCAATGCCGGACAGGCCAATGCCTGCACCGGCGCGGCCGGCATCGCCGACTGCCGCGAGACCCTGTCCCTGGTGGCCAAGGCCACCGATCTCTCGCCCGGCGAAATCCTGCCCGCCTCCACCGGCGTCATCGGGGCGCGGCTTAAAATGGACAAATGGAAGGGCATTGTGCCGGCCCTGGCCGCCAATCTCGGCGAGACCTCGCCGATGCAGGCGGCCAAGGCCATCATGACCACCGACAGCTTTCCCAAGATCGCCTGGGGCACGCTCACCACGGATTCCGGCGAAGTGCACGTCCTTGGCATGGCCAAGGGAGCCGGCATGATCGCCCCCAACATGGCCACCATGATCGGGGTGCTGCTCTGCGACGCCCAGGTCGGGTCGCTGTGGTGGCAGGAGGCCGTGGCCGCCGCCGCCGACCGCAGCTTCAACAGCATCACCGTGGACGGCGACACCTCCACCAACGACTGCGTCCTGGCCCTGGCCAACGGCGCATCCGAAGTGGTCATCGACTCGGCCGAGGGCCGGCAGGCCCTGCTCGCCGTCATGGTGGACGTCTGCCAGACCCTGGCCGCCATGCTGGTCCAGGACGCCGAGGGCGGCACCAAGGTGCTGCGCATCAAGGTCCAGGGCGCGGCCTCTCATGGCGATGCCGAACTGGCCGCCCGGGCGGTCGGCAATTCGCCGCTGGTCAAGACGGCCTTTTTCGGACGCGACGCCAACTGGGGCCGCATCGTGGCCGCCCTGGGCCGGTCCGGGGCCGTGTTTGATCCCGACGAGGTGTCCGTGCGCATCGGCGGCGTGCCGGTCTTTGAAAACGGCATGCCGGTGGCCGACGACCTCGACGCGCTTTTAGCCCCCCACATGCGCCGGGGCGAAATCCCCATCGACGTGGAACTGGGCGGGGGACCGGGGCGCTATCTGCTCCTGGCCTCGGATTTGACCTACGACTACATCAAGATCAACGCCGACTACCGTAGTTAG